The following coding sequences are from one Streptomyces angustmyceticus window:
- a CDS encoding helix-turn-helix transcriptional regulator — MSAAAEAGLRRILAVVDLLIDAVDEDTLVPALLPLLLGAVPGDSIVWSPRAGCADRPLTLPAGLLTEDIRDAFAREAADDCLVAHTTLGPGTPMRRSTLQTRGEFHALAAYADVYRPLGAEQQLAMSFPAGYAAGTPRKVCVAISRGGSDFSDDDVAAAALLRTRLSRVLNRLSPPPPPSPVTRRESAVLALLARGLTNQQIARRLAISPRTVDKHLEHAYAKLRVGGRVEAANAWLTRERTAVRLAP, encoded by the coding sequence ATGAGCGCGGCCGCGGAGGCCGGCCTGCGGCGGATCCTCGCCGTCGTGGACCTCCTGATCGATGCCGTCGACGAGGACACCCTTGTTCCGGCACTGCTGCCGCTGCTGCTCGGCGCCGTTCCCGGCGACAGCATCGTCTGGTCCCCCCGCGCCGGCTGTGCCGACCGGCCGCTCACCCTGCCCGCCGGGCTGCTGACCGAGGACATCCGGGACGCGTTCGCCCGCGAGGCGGCCGACGACTGCCTCGTGGCCCACACCACCCTCGGCCCCGGCACCCCGATGCGCCGCTCGACGCTGCAGACCCGCGGCGAGTTCCACGCCCTCGCCGCCTACGCCGACGTCTACCGGCCGCTGGGCGCCGAGCAGCAGCTCGCGATGTCGTTCCCCGCGGGCTACGCCGCCGGGACGCCGCGGAAGGTGTGCGTGGCCATCAGCCGCGGCGGCAGCGACTTCTCCGACGACGACGTGGCGGCCGCCGCCCTGCTGCGCACCCGGCTCAGCCGCGTCCTCAACCGGCTCTCCCCGCCGCCCCCGCCGTCCCCCGTCACCCGCCGCGAGTCCGCCGTACTCGCCCTGCTCGCCCGCGGCCTGACGAACCAGCAGATCGCCCGCCGGCTGGCGATCAGCCCGCGCACCGTCGACAAGCACCTGGAGCACGCCTACGCGAAGCTGCGGGTGGGCGGCCGGGTCGAGGCGGCGAACGCCTGGCTGACCCGGGAGCGGACGGCGGTACGGCTCGCGCCGTAG
- a CDS encoding class I SAM-dependent methyltransferase — MTTAAGATPASGPDEDRVQRFLERVIADSGAAVAGLCTSLGDRLGLYAAMAGAGPLTSAQLAARTGLVERYVREWLAAQVAGEYLRYAPDTDTYLLPDEHAAVLADPDLPTYAAGFATVLQAIYATEDILMDAFRTGEGIGWEEHGPALFAGTAKFFRPGYSAALVPEWLTALDGVVEKLERGARVADVGCGYGYSTTLMARAFPRSRFEGFDFHRPSIEAARGIAAEQGVDDRVSFRVAGAQDFPGRDFDLITFFDCLHDIGDPGGALHHAEQALADGGTCMLVEPNASANAQENANPVGRALTAGSVAVCLPSALAQHGPQALGNHAGEEAMRRIADEAGLHHWRLAATSPVNRVYAVGR; from the coding sequence ATGACGACCGCCGCCGGTGCCACCCCGGCGTCCGGGCCGGACGAGGACCGGGTGCAGCGGTTCCTGGAGCGGGTGATCGCCGACAGCGGCGCCGCGGTCGCCGGCCTGTGCACCTCGCTCGGCGACCGGCTCGGCCTGTACGCGGCCATGGCCGGCGCGGGACCGCTCACCTCCGCGCAGCTCGCCGCCCGTACGGGGCTGGTCGAACGCTACGTCCGCGAATGGCTGGCCGCCCAGGTCGCCGGCGAGTACCTGCGCTACGCGCCCGACACCGACACCTACCTGCTGCCCGACGAGCACGCCGCCGTCCTGGCGGACCCGGATCTGCCGACGTACGCGGCGGGCTTCGCCACCGTGCTGCAAGCGATCTACGCCACCGAGGACATCCTGATGGACGCCTTCCGCACGGGCGAGGGCATCGGCTGGGAGGAACACGGTCCCGCGCTGTTCGCCGGCACCGCGAAGTTCTTCCGCCCCGGCTACTCGGCCGCGCTGGTACCGGAGTGGCTGACCGCGCTGGACGGGGTGGTGGAGAAGCTGGAGCGCGGCGCGCGCGTCGCGGACGTGGGATGCGGCTACGGCTACTCCACGACGCTCATGGCCCGGGCCTTCCCCCGGTCGCGCTTCGAGGGCTTCGACTTCCACCGCCCCTCCATCGAGGCGGCCCGCGGCATCGCGGCCGAGCAGGGGGTGGACGACCGGGTCAGCTTCCGGGTCGCCGGCGCCCAGGACTTCCCGGGCCGGGACTTCGACCTGATCACGTTCTTCGACTGCCTGCACGACATCGGCGATCCGGGCGGCGCCCTGCACCACGCCGAACAGGCCCTGGCCGACGGCGGCACCTGCATGCTCGTCGAGCCCAACGCCTCGGCCAACGCCCAGGAGAACGCCAACCCCGTCGGCCGGGCGCTGACCGCCGGCTCGGTCGCCGTCTGCCTGCCGTCCGCACTGGCCCAGCACGGTCCGCAGGCACTGGGGAACCACGCGGGTGAGGAGGCGATGCGGCGGATCGCCGACGAGGCCGGACTCCACCACTGGCGTCTCGCCGCGACGAGCCCCGTCAACCGCGTCTATGCCGTCGGGCGTTAG
- a CDS encoding DUF1059 domain-containing protein — protein MRKKVDCRDYPSEMNCTLVIAGEEEEVVRAASEHAVSVHGHQDSPELREQIRASLKDEVPQHA, from the coding sequence ATGCGCAAGAAGGTCGACTGCCGGGATTACCCGAGTGAGATGAACTGCACCCTCGTCATCGCGGGCGAGGAGGAGGAAGTCGTCCGCGCCGCCAGCGAGCACGCCGTATCCGTCCACGGCCACCAGGACAGCCCGGAGCTGCGGGAACAGATCAGGGCGTCGCTGAAGGACGAGGTTCCGCAGCACGCCTGA
- a CDS encoding LysR substrate-binding domain-containing protein yields the protein MTGSDASSSFRLAYVPGVTPAKWVRIWNERLPDVPLHLVAVSAAEACGVLRDGGADAGFVRLPVDGPDLSAIPLYTETTVVVVPKDHLVTAADEVSAEELADEIVLHPLDDTLDWEHRPGRPAIERPATTADAVELVAAGVGVLVVPQSLARLHHRRDLTYRPVVDAPASRVALSWPQEATTDLVEDFIGIVRGRTVNSSRGRRPAATAAESKSKGQDAGGARRMPAAGKPARKPAGKSPRGASGGGQGGKGGRRGKPRRRS from the coding sequence GTGACTGGCTCGGATGCATCCTCTTCGTTCCGTCTCGCGTATGTCCCCGGGGTGACGCCCGCGAAGTGGGTGCGGATCTGGAACGAGCGACTGCCGGACGTCCCCCTGCACCTCGTCGCGGTGTCCGCCGCCGAGGCGTGCGGCGTCCTGCGGGACGGCGGCGCCGACGCGGGCTTCGTGCGGCTGCCGGTCGACGGGCCGGACCTCAGCGCGATCCCCCTCTACACCGAGACGACCGTGGTCGTGGTCCCCAAGGACCACCTGGTGACGGCGGCCGACGAGGTCTCGGCCGAGGAGCTGGCCGACGAGATCGTGCTGCACCCCCTCGACGACACCCTCGACTGGGAGCACCGGCCGGGACGGCCCGCGATCGAGCGGCCCGCCACCACGGCGGACGCCGTGGAACTGGTGGCGGCGGGCGTGGGCGTCCTCGTCGTCCCGCAGTCCCTCGCCCGTCTGCACCACCGCAGGGACCTCACCTACCGCCCGGTCGTGGACGCCCCCGCCTCCCGGGTCGCGCTGTCGTGGCCGCAGGAGGCGACCACCGACCTGGTGGAGGACTTCATCGGAATCGTCCGCGGGCGGACGGTCAACAGCTCACGGGGGCGCCGCCCGGCAGCGACCGCGGCGGAGTCCAAGAGCAAGGGCCAGGACGCGGGCGGCGCGCGGCGCATGCCCGCGGCCGGGAAGCCGGCCCGCAAGCCGGCCGGCAAGAGCCCGCGGGGCGCCTCCGGCGGCGGGCAGGGCGGCAAGGGCGGCCGGCGCGGCAAGCCCCGCCGCCGGTCGTAG
- a CDS encoding DUF5997 family protein gives MTSHQTTQTMKPATAAKKLGVYLEATPAEFQEGVVSRTELNALQADPPQWLQDLRRDGPHPRPVVAAKLGVSISGLARGGVTEPLTTEQIDALKQESPEWLRQERATQAEVRKEAVRIKEKKAAREEQSRQSGS, from the coding sequence ATGACGTCGCACCAGACCACCCAGACCATGAAGCCCGCGACCGCGGCGAAGAAGCTGGGTGTGTACCTCGAGGCCACCCCCGCCGAGTTCCAGGAGGGTGTCGTCTCGCGCACCGAGCTGAACGCCCTGCAGGCCGATCCGCCCCAGTGGCTGCAGGACCTGCGGCGCGACGGCCCGCACCCGCGGCCCGTGGTCGCCGCGAAGCTGGGCGTCTCCATCTCGGGCCTCGCCCGCGGCGGTGTCACCGAGCCCCTCACCACGGAGCAGATCGACGCGCTGAAGCAGGAGAGCCCCGAGTGGCTGCGGCAGGAGCGCGCCACCCAGGCCGAGGTCCGCAAGGAAGCCGTCCGCATCAAGGAGAAGAAGGCGGCGCGGGAGGAGCAGTCCCGGCAGTCGGGTTCCTGA
- a CDS encoding FAD-dependent oxidoreductase, which translates to MHSASDPRVAIVGAGLGGLACARVLQRHGRSVTVFEREAAAGARPQGGSLDLHAGTGQRALHAAGLLDRFRALSRPEAQEWRLLDPATAAVLPQQGPPHDHGEEDRPEIDRGQLRGLLLESLTAGSVRWDRAVSGVTPLGDGTARLHFGDGGSEEFDLVVGADGAWSRVRPALSQAVPGYTGVVFVEAGFDDCDTRHAGLARLVGAGTMVARAGAGVLFAQRNSNGHIRLYAAFRAPEDWHRAAGVELGDTAAVRAHLLTLFDGWDERLLGFLRDNDGGFVHRPLFTLPAPHTWEHVPGVTLLGDAAHLMPPLGLGANLALLDGAELAHALVTASDVDEAVRAYESVMLPRSGEAAEDCAEGLDHLLPPAAA; encoded by the coding sequence ATGCACTCCGCCAGTGACCCCCGTGTCGCGATCGTCGGCGCCGGCCTCGGCGGCCTCGCCTGCGCCCGCGTGCTGCAGCGCCACGGCCGCTCCGTCACCGTCTTCGAACGGGAGGCCGCCGCCGGCGCGCGCCCGCAGGGCGGCTCTCTCGACCTGCACGCCGGCACCGGACAGCGCGCCCTGCACGCCGCGGGCCTGCTCGACCGGTTCCGCGCGCTGTCCCGCCCCGAGGCCCAGGAGTGGCGCCTGCTCGACCCCGCCACGGCCGCCGTCCTGCCGCAGCAGGGGCCGCCGCACGACCACGGCGAGGAGGACCGCCCGGAGATCGACCGGGGTCAGTTGCGCGGGCTGCTGCTGGAATCGCTCACCGCGGGCAGCGTGCGGTGGGACCGCGCCGTCAGTGGGGTCACCCCGCTCGGGGACGGCACCGCCCGCCTGCACTTCGGCGACGGCGGCAGCGAGGAGTTCGACCTGGTGGTGGGCGCCGACGGCGCCTGGTCGCGGGTCCGCCCGGCCCTCTCACAGGCCGTGCCCGGCTACACCGGCGTGGTCTTCGTGGAGGCCGGTTTCGACGACTGCGACACCCGCCATGCCGGGCTCGCGCGGCTGGTCGGCGCGGGCACGATGGTGGCGCGGGCCGGCGCCGGGGTCCTGTTCGCCCAGCGCAACAGCAACGGCCACATCCGCCTCTACGCGGCGTTCCGCGCCCCGGAGGACTGGCACCGGGCGGCGGGCGTCGAACTCGGTGACACGGCGGCCGTGCGCGCCCACCTGCTGACGCTGTTCGACGGCTGGGACGAGCGCCTGCTGGGATTCCTGCGGGACAACGACGGGGGCTTCGTCCACCGGCCGCTGTTCACGCTGCCCGCCCCGCACACCTGGGAGCACGTCCCCGGCGTCACGCTGCTCGGCGACGCCGCACACCTGATGCCGCCCCTCGGGCTGGGCGCCAACCTCGCCCTGCTCGACGGCGCCGAGCTGGCGCACGCCCTGGTCACCGCCTCGGATGTCGACGAAGCCGTACGGGCCTACGAGAGCGTCATGCTGCCGCGCTCGGGCGAAGCCGCCGAGGACTGCGCCGAGGGGCTCGATCATCTGCTTCCCCCGGCGGCCGCCTGA
- a CDS encoding TetR/AcrR family transcriptional regulator, which translates to MTEPTGRRERKKAQTRKALADAALELFLDRGYDQVSVKDVAEAADVSVTTLFKHFPGKEALVFDEEDDIEAALVAAVRERAPGQSIPRALCAHLLRTQDLAKDPGWAPFLRMVEETPALRDYSHRMWMRHETALARAIAEETGAPEDDAACAALARFALETRGLVQRHTDPRRAVEAAFALLEHGWAAAHPGA; encoded by the coding sequence GTGACCGAACCGACCGGGCGCCGTGAGCGCAAGAAGGCGCAGACCCGCAAGGCGCTGGCCGACGCCGCACTGGAGCTCTTCCTCGACCGCGGCTACGACCAGGTCTCCGTCAAGGACGTCGCGGAGGCCGCCGATGTGTCGGTGACCACCCTGTTCAAGCACTTCCCCGGCAAGGAGGCGCTGGTCTTCGACGAGGAGGACGACATCGAGGCGGCGCTCGTCGCCGCCGTGCGGGAGCGCGCCCCGGGGCAGTCGATCCCGCGGGCGCTGTGCGCGCACCTCCTGCGGACGCAGGACCTCGCCAAGGACCCGGGGTGGGCCCCGTTCCTGCGCATGGTCGAGGAGACCCCGGCGCTGCGCGACTACTCCCACCGCATGTGGATGCGCCACGAAACGGCCCTGGCGCGGGCCATCGCCGAGGAGACCGGCGCCCCCGAGGACGACGCCGCCTGCGCCGCCCTCGCCCGTTTCGCCCTGGAGACCCGCGGGCTCGTCCAGCGGCACACCGACCCGCGACGCGCCGTCGAAGCCGCCTTCGCCCTGCTCGAACACGGCTGGGCGGCCGCGCACCCCGGGGCCTGA
- a CDS encoding class I SAM-dependent methyltransferase: METGRPSRTAWRAAHARARHQADPRRVFAPLDFERGTLDGALDAAGLDRTRAAFFIWLGVTPYLTRDAVLATLRAVAAHPAPVQVVFDYYRESSAAMAPELRAAYEAATRQVAELGEPWLSHFTPDGLAGELRAMGLADIEDLAGPDLLARYLGEPAPAADAFSGQVLRAGRTADRRPSRPSRPAPSPPRG; this comes from the coding sequence ATGGAAACCGGCAGGCCGAGTCGGACCGCGTGGCGGGCGGCGCACGCCCGTGCCCGTCACCAGGCCGATCCCCGGCGGGTCTTCGCCCCGCTGGACTTCGAACGCGGCACCCTCGACGGGGCCCTGGACGCGGCCGGGCTGGACCGCACCCGCGCGGCGTTCTTCATCTGGCTCGGCGTCACGCCCTACCTGACACGGGACGCAGTCCTGGCCACCCTGCGTGCCGTGGCCGCGCACCCCGCCCCCGTGCAAGTGGTGTTCGACTACTACCGCGAGTCGTCCGCGGCGATGGCGCCGGAGCTGCGCGCCGCGTACGAGGCCGCCACCCGGCAGGTGGCGGAACTCGGCGAACCCTGGCTCAGCCACTTCACCCCCGACGGCCTCGCCGGGGAGCTGCGCGCGATGGGGCTGGCCGACATCGAGGACCTCGCGGGCCCGGACCTGCTCGCCCGCTACCTCGGCGAACCCGCGCCCGCCGCCGACGCGTTCAGCGGTCAGGTGCTCCGCGCCGGGCGCACCGCAGACCGGCGGCCCTCACGCCCGTCCCGCCCGGCGCCGTCGCCGCCCCGGGGATGA
- a CDS encoding SDR family NAD(P)-dependent oxidoreductase — protein sequence MTTTLITGANKGLGFETARRLVAAGHTVYVGSRDAARGRRAAEELGARSVRLDVTDDDSVDAAAETLAADGGLDVLVNNAGIERRTPDGGVLDAARLTADETRLLFETNVFGVVRVLHAFLPLLQRSAAPVVVNVSSGLASLSRVTAPDSPAHAYPGVAYPASKAAVNMLTVQYAKAFPAMRINAVEPGYTATDLNRHAGTQTVEEGAEIIVRMAQVGPEGPTAGFFDAAGPLPW from the coding sequence ATGACGACCACACTGATCACCGGAGCGAACAAGGGGCTGGGCTTCGAGACCGCCCGCCGGCTCGTCGCGGCGGGCCACACCGTCTACGTGGGCAGCCGGGACGCCGCACGCGGGCGCCGGGCCGCCGAGGAGCTGGGCGCGCGCAGCGTCCGCCTCGACGTCACCGACGACGACTCCGTCGACGCGGCGGCCGAGACCCTCGCGGCCGACGGCGGCCTGGACGTGCTGGTCAACAACGCCGGCATCGAACGGCGGACGCCGGACGGCGGGGTGCTCGACGCCGCGCGGCTGACCGCCGACGAGACGCGGCTGCTGTTCGAGACCAACGTCTTCGGGGTGGTGCGCGTACTGCACGCGTTCCTGCCGCTGTTGCAGCGGTCCGCCGCCCCGGTCGTGGTCAACGTCAGCAGCGGGCTGGCCTCGCTGTCACGGGTCACCGCGCCGGACAGCCCGGCCCACGCCTACCCGGGCGTCGCCTATCCGGCTTCCAAGGCCGCGGTCAACATGCTCACCGTGCAGTACGCGAAGGCGTTCCCCGCCATGCGGATCAACGCGGTGGAGCCCGGCTACACCGCGACGGACCTCAACCGGCACGCGGGTACGCAGACCGTCGAGGAGGGCGCCGAGATCATCGTCCGCATGGCCCAGGTGGGCCCCGAAGGACCGACCGCGGGCTTCTTCGACGCGGCGGGCCCGCTGCCCTGGTGA
- a CDS encoding flavin monoamine oxidase family protein has protein sequence MEQVRADVCVVGAGFAGLAAARRLARAGHEVLVLEARDRVGGRVWNRELPDGTVVSAGGTWLGKGQHRMFQLCGELGLEVYPQYERGDHLLRLDGVNHRYRGVLPATGKGTLLALGLALARLRLMTRRLPADAPWRARDARSWDARTLGQWLADPRNVPSATARTLLRSSMHLLFCADPAEVSLLGALTLARGGGGFGYYTDSRRTESHLVDGGAPELARRMAGQLGGRVHLSSPVHRIAHDGTGATVVLLAHRAGAARDRARWRARCAPASGPPTRC, from the coding sequence ATGGAACAGGTGCGGGCGGACGTCTGCGTGGTGGGCGCCGGCTTCGCCGGACTCGCCGCCGCGCGACGACTGGCCCGGGCGGGCCACGAGGTGCTGGTGCTCGAAGCCAGGGACCGGGTGGGCGGCCGGGTGTGGAACCGGGAACTGCCCGACGGGACGGTGGTGTCGGCCGGCGGCACCTGGCTGGGCAAGGGCCAGCACCGGATGTTCCAACTCTGCGGGGAACTGGGCCTGGAGGTGTACCCCCAGTACGAGCGGGGCGATCACCTCCTGCGCCTGGACGGCGTCAACCACCGCTATCGCGGCGTCCTCCCCGCCACGGGCAAGGGGACGCTCCTCGCCCTCGGCCTGGCGCTGGCGCGGCTCCGTCTGATGACGCGGCGGCTGCCGGCGGACGCCCCGTGGCGGGCCCGCGACGCCCGGTCCTGGGACGCCCGGACGCTCGGGCAGTGGCTGGCCGACCCGCGCAACGTGCCCTCGGCCACCGCCCGCACCCTGCTCAGGTCGAGCATGCACCTGCTGTTCTGCGCCGACCCGGCGGAGGTGTCGCTGCTGGGCGCCCTCACCCTGGCCAGGGGCGGCGGCGGTTTCGGCTACTACACCGACTCCCGCCGGACCGAGTCCCACCTCGTCGACGGCGGAGCCCCCGAACTGGCGCGGCGCATGGCCGGGCAACTGGGCGGGCGGGTGCACCTGTCCAGCCCCGTGCACCGGATCGCCCACGACGGCACCGGCGCGACGGTCGTCCTCCTCGCTCACCGTGCGGGCGCAGCGCGTGATCGTGCCCGATGGAGGGCGCGGTGCGCTCCGGCGAGCGGGCCGCCCACGAGGTGCTGA
- a CDS encoding MFS transporter, producing the protein MVRAGGAQGDRPQGPATPGRPLAPLLAVCAGYFMVILDVTVINVAVPVVGRELSASLTGIQWITDGYTLVFAGLLLTGGALGDRLGNRRIFCTGVVVFTAASVGCGLAQSAGALVAARLCEGLGAALIVPGSLALLQQAYPAPAERSWAFGLWGSMAGIAASAGPLLGGLLVTTVGWRWVFFINVPVGCVCLLLTLRRVAASARRADRPVDWPAQCALIVLVALLIAVLNEAGRRGWTDPLIVTGAVLCLPAAGAFVLRERLARTPVLPLRLLRSRPMGGGAAIGLLFNFAFYGMIFTASLDFQHQRGLTALRTGIALFPAVVMTMFASVLSGRLARRTGHRPLVTTGMLLGAAGLAGWAAAGRDPAYALLVAPMMAAGFGTSFALTGTTATVMAAAPDAYSGTASALFNTTRQIGSAAGVALGGSLLAATADFATGLRTSMAVGAAAYLTAAALALFCIPRGPSVRLAD; encoded by the coding sequence ATGGTGCGCGCCGGCGGTGCCCAGGGCGATCGGCCGCAGGGGCCTGCGACACCGGGGCGGCCCCTGGCCCCGCTGCTCGCGGTCTGTGCGGGCTACTTCATGGTCATCCTGGACGTGACCGTGATCAACGTCGCCGTTCCGGTGGTGGGACGGGAGCTGTCGGCCTCGCTCACCGGCATCCAGTGGATCACGGACGGCTACACGCTGGTCTTCGCCGGCCTGCTGCTCACCGGGGGAGCGCTGGGCGACCGGCTGGGCAACCGCCGGATCTTCTGCACCGGGGTGGTGGTGTTCACGGCCGCCTCGGTCGGCTGCGGACTGGCCCAGAGCGCCGGGGCCCTGGTGGCCGCCAGGCTGTGCGAAGGGCTCGGCGCGGCACTGATCGTGCCCGGCTCCCTCGCGCTGCTCCAACAGGCGTACCCCGCGCCCGCCGAGCGCTCCTGGGCCTTCGGCCTGTGGGGCTCGATGGCGGGCATCGCCGCCTCCGCGGGCCCCCTCCTGGGCGGCCTCCTGGTCACCACCGTGGGCTGGCGCTGGGTGTTCTTCATCAATGTGCCCGTCGGCTGCGTCTGCCTGCTGCTGACGCTGCGCCGGGTGGCCGCCTCGGCCCGGCGCGCGGACCGCCCCGTGGACTGGCCGGCCCAGTGCGCGCTGATCGTGCTGGTGGCCCTGCTGATCGCCGTCCTCAACGAGGCGGGACGCCGGGGCTGGACGGACCCGCTGATCGTCACGGGAGCCGTGCTGTGCCTGCCGGCCGCCGGCGCGTTCGTGCTGCGCGAGCGCCTGGCCCGCACCCCCGTACTGCCCCTGCGGCTGCTGCGCTCCCGCCCGATGGGCGGCGGCGCGGCCATCGGCCTGCTGTTCAACTTCGCCTTCTACGGCATGATCTTCACCGCCAGCCTCGACTTCCAGCACCAGCGCGGTCTGACCGCCCTGCGCACCGGGATCGCCCTCTTCCCCGCGGTGGTGATGACGATGTTCGCCTCGGTGCTGTCCGGACGCCTGGCCCGCCGCACCGGACACCGCCCGCTGGTGACCACGGGCATGCTGCTGGGCGCGGCGGGTCTGGCCGGCTGGGCGGCCGCCGGCCGGGACCCGGCCTACGCGCTGCTCGTGGCCCCGATGATGGCGGCGGGCTTCGGCACGTCCTTCGCCCTCACCGGTACGACCGCCACCGTGATGGCCGCCGCCCCGGACGCGTACTCCGGCACCGCCTCCGCCCTGTTCAACACCACCCGCCAGATCGGCAGCGCCGCGGGGGTCGCGCTGGGCGGCTCGCTGCTGGCCGCCACCGCCGACTTCGCCACCGGGCTGCGCACCAGCATGGCCGTCGGCGCCGCCGCCTACCTGACGGCCGCCGCCCTCGCCCTCTTCTGCATCCCCCGCGGGCCCTCCGTCCGGCTCGCCGACTGA
- a CDS encoding SDR family NAD(P)-dependent oxidoreductase, which yields MDLQLQGKVTLVTGASKGIGLALAEAFAREGAHVVAGSRSVTPELEELRENHGVTAVPVDLSTADGPDTLVRQAVDRHGRVDILINALGAATPRTSFLDIDDAEWQRIFTMTLFSAVRASRAALVHLLDAGGGAVLNIGSINARLPFPMVVDYSAAKAALSSLTKSLSEEFAPRGIRVNAIAPGPVRTPFWTAPGGFADLTAAQAGTTAQEALDVVVPQSMGISTGRVTEPHEVADLALFLASPLAGNITGAEFTIDGGQVKTW from the coding sequence ATGGACCTCCAACTCCAGGGCAAGGTCACCCTCGTCACCGGAGCGAGCAAGGGCATCGGTCTGGCCCTCGCCGAGGCGTTCGCCCGGGAGGGCGCCCACGTCGTGGCCGGCAGCCGGAGCGTCACCCCCGAACTCGAAGAACTCCGGGAGAACCACGGCGTCACCGCCGTCCCGGTCGACCTGTCCACCGCCGACGGCCCGGACACCCTCGTCCGGCAGGCGGTGGACCGGCACGGCAGGGTCGACATCCTCATCAACGCGCTGGGGGCCGCGACGCCCCGGACGAGCTTCCTGGACATCGACGACGCCGAGTGGCAGCGCATCTTCACCATGACCCTGTTCAGCGCGGTCCGGGCCAGCCGCGCCGCGCTCGTGCACCTGCTGGACGCGGGCGGGGGCGCAGTCCTCAACATCGGCTCCATCAACGCGCGTCTGCCGTTCCCCATGGTCGTGGACTACTCCGCGGCCAAGGCGGCGCTCAGCAGCCTGACAAAGTCGCTGTCCGAGGAGTTCGCGCCGCGCGGCATCCGGGTCAACGCGATCGCCCCCGGGCCGGTCCGCACCCCCTTCTGGACTGCTCCGGGCGGCTTCGCCGACCTCACGGCGGCCCAGGCCGGGACCACCGCGCAGGAGGCCCTCGACGTGGTCGTGCCACAGTCCATGGGCATCTCCACCGGGCGGGTCACCGAACCGCACGAGGTCGCCGACCTGGCCCTCTTCCTCGCCTCCCCGCTCGCGGGCAACATCACGGGAGCCGAGTTCACGATCGACGGCGGCCAGGTCAAGACCTGGTGA